The following coding sequences are from one Pongo abelii isolate AG06213 chromosome 3, NHGRI_mPonAbe1-v2.0_pri, whole genome shotgun sequence window:
- the TRAM1L1 gene encoding translocating chain-associated membrane protein 1-like 1, whose product MGLRKKSTKNPPVLSQEFILQNHADIVSCVGMFFLLGLVFEGTAEASIVFLTLQHSVAVPAAEEQATGSKSLYYYGVKDLATVFFYMLVAIIIHATIQEYVLDKINKRMQFTKAKQNKFNESGQFSVFYFFSCIWGTFILISENCLSDPTLIWKARPHSMMTFQMKFFYISQLAYWFHAFPELYFQKTRKQDIPRQLVYIGLHLFHITGAYLLYLNHLGLLLLVLHYFVELLSHMCGLFYFSDEKYQKGLSLWAIVFILGRLVTLIVSVLTVGFHLAGSQNRNPDALTGNVNVLAAKIAVLSSSCTIQAYVTWNLITLWLQRWVEDSNIQASCMKKKRSRSSKKRTENGVGVETSNRVDCPPKRKEKSS is encoded by the coding sequence ATGGGGCTCCGTAAGAAGAGCACCAAGAACCCCCCCGTTCTGAGCCAGGAATTCATCCTGCAGAATCATGCGGACATCGTCTCCTGCGTGGGGATGTTCTTCCTGCTGGGGCTTGTGTTCGAGGGAACAGCAGAAGCATCCATCGTGTTTCTCACTCTTCAGCACAGTGTTGCTGTCCCTGCAGCAGAGGAACAAGCCACGGGATCAAAGTCCCTCTATTATTATGGTGTCAAAGATTTGGCCACGGTTTTCTTCTACATGCTGGTGGCAATCATTATTCACGCCACAATTCAGGAGTATGTGTTGGATAAAATTAACAAGAGAATGCAGTTCACCAAAGCGAAACAAAACAAGTTTAACGAATCTGGTCAGTTTAGTgtgttctactttttttcttgtatttgggGCACATTCATTTTAATCTCTGAAAACTGCCTGTCAGACCCAACTCTCATATGGAAGGCTCGTCCCCATAGCATGATGACATTTCAAATGAAGTTTTTCTACATATCCCAGTTGGCTTACTGGTTTCATGCTTTTCCTGAACTCTACTTccagaaaaccagaaaacaagaCATCCCTCGTCAACTTGTCTACATTGGTCTTCACCTCTTCCACATTACTGGAGCTTATCTCTTGTACTTAAATCATTTGGGACTTCTTCTTTTGGTACTGCATTATTTTGTTGAGTTACTTTCCCACATGTGCGGCCTGTTTTACTTTAGTGATGAAAAGTACCAGAAAGGCTTATCTCTGTGGGCCATTGTGTTTATCTTGGGTAGACTTGTGACTTTAATTGTTTCCGTACTCACTGTTGGGTTTCACCTGGCTGGATCGCAGAATCGGAATCCTGATGCCCTTACTGGAAATGTAAATGTGTTGGCAGCTAAAATTGCTGTTCTGTCATCCAGTTGCACGATCCAAGCCTACGTAACATGGAACTTAATTACTCTCTGGCTTCAGAGGTGGGTAGAAGATTCTAATATTCAGGCCTCATGTATGAAGAAGAAAAGGTCGAGATCTtctaaaaaaagaacagaaaacggAGTGGGAGTGGAAACTTCAAATAGAGTAGACTGTCCgccaaagaggaaagagaaatctTCATAA